A region from the Arthrobacter gengyunqii genome encodes:
- a CDS encoding long-chain-fatty-acid--CoA ligase, with translation MTTHTPTVPAEYPRPWTRHYGAGVPTNLSLPEGSLVDMVEQSIRKYGSKTALEFFGATTSYQALGEQIRQAASGLKKLGVKQGDRVALVLPNCPQHIVAFYAILRLGAVVVEHNPLYTDRELRHQFEDHGATVAVAWDKAVDRLEAMPADIPLRSIVSVNLIESMPLKNRLALKLPVPAARKARESLTVSRTPRSGSRNVVAWKKLLDHRPLRRRHPRPAASDLAAIQYTSGTTAAPKGAMLTHANLMANAAQGRAWVPGLRPGKETFYAVLPMFHAYGLTLCLTFAMSLGAKLVLFPKFDVDLVLNAAKKSPPTFLPAVPPIYDRIAAGAKEKGVSLKGVRFAISGAMNLPPATVQAWEEATGGYLIEGYGLTETSPVAIGNPMGPTRKPGTVGVPFPLTDIRVVDPENPTVDRPAGEQGELLIRGPQVFQGYWNKPTETQAALLDGGWFRTGDIVSVDEDHFVTIRDRIKELIITGGFNVSPSEVEEALKRHDSIAEAAVVGIGRPSGGEDVVAAVVLKEDAHFQPEDLREYVRAELAAYKVPRRIVQIPDLPRSLIGKVLRRHVRDSLMDSAAAGSGVAEGNESDKQDSAGNGSTPPGNS, from the coding sequence GTGACTACGCATACACCAACAGTCCCTGCCGAATACCCGCGGCCCTGGACGCGCCACTACGGCGCCGGAGTTCCCACGAATCTGTCCCTTCCGGAAGGGTCCCTGGTGGACATGGTGGAGCAGTCGATCCGCAAATACGGGTCCAAAACCGCCCTGGAGTTCTTCGGAGCGACCACCAGTTATCAAGCCCTTGGCGAACAAATACGCCAAGCAGCCTCCGGACTCAAGAAGCTGGGCGTCAAGCAGGGCGACCGCGTGGCGCTGGTGCTGCCGAACTGCCCGCAGCACATCGTGGCGTTCTACGCGATCCTGCGGCTGGGTGCCGTAGTGGTGGAGCACAACCCGCTGTACACGGACCGGGAACTGCGGCACCAGTTCGAGGACCACGGTGCCACGGTGGCTGTGGCGTGGGACAAGGCAGTGGACCGGCTGGAGGCGATGCCGGCAGACATCCCGCTGCGCAGCATCGTGTCGGTGAACCTGATCGAGAGCATGCCGCTGAAAAACCGGCTGGCCCTTAAGCTTCCGGTTCCGGCGGCGCGCAAGGCCCGCGAGTCCCTGACCGTTTCCAGGACGCCCCGCAGCGGATCGCGGAACGTCGTCGCCTGGAAAAAGCTGCTGGACCACCGTCCGCTGCGGCGCCGGCATCCCCGGCCTGCGGCGTCGGACCTCGCAGCAATTCAGTACACCAGCGGCACCACAGCCGCCCCCAAGGGTGCCATGCTCACCCACGCCAACCTGATGGCCAACGCCGCGCAGGGCAGGGCCTGGGTTCCCGGGCTGCGCCCGGGCAAGGAAACTTTCTACGCCGTCCTGCCCATGTTCCACGCCTACGGCCTGACGCTGTGCCTTACCTTCGCAATGAGCCTGGGCGCGAAGCTTGTCCTGTTCCCCAAATTCGATGTGGACCTGGTGCTGAACGCCGCAAAGAAGTCGCCGCCCACCTTCCTGCCCGCCGTTCCGCCGATCTATGACCGCATTGCGGCCGGGGCAAAGGAAAAGGGAGTCTCCCTGAAGGGTGTGCGCTTCGCGATTTCGGGCGCCATGAACCTGCCGCCTGCCACCGTTCAGGCTTGGGAGGAAGCCACCGGCGGATACCTGATCGAGGGGTACGGGCTGACCGAAACCTCACCGGTGGCCATCGGCAACCCGATGGGACCCACTCGGAAGCCCGGAACGGTTGGCGTGCCGTTCCCCCTGACTGATATCCGCGTGGTTGATCCGGAAAACCCCACGGTGGACCGCCCGGCAGGCGAGCAGGGTGAACTGCTGATCCGGGGGCCCCAGGTTTTCCAGGGATATTGGAACAAGCCCACAGAAACCCAAGCAGCCTTGCTGGACGGCGGATGGTTCCGCACCGGTGACATTGTCTCCGTGGATGAGGACCACTTCGTCACTATCCGCGACCGGATCAAGGAACTGATCATCACCGGCGGCTTCAACGTTTCCCCGTCCGAGGTGGAGGAAGCGCTGAAGCGCCATGACAGCATTGCCGAAGCCGCCGTCGTCGGCATTGGCAGGCCCAGCGGCGGAGAGGACGTCGTAGCCGCCGTGGTCCTCAAGGAGGATGCACACTTCCAGCCGGAAGACCTCCGCGAGTATGTCCGCGCCGAGCTGGCTGCGTACAAGGTGCCCCGCCGCATCGTGCAGATTCCGGATCTGCCCCGGTCACTGATCGGCAAGGTGCTGCGCCGACATGTCCGGGACAGCCTGATGGACTCAGCTGCTGCCGGCTCCGGCGTCGCCGAGGGCAACGAATCCGACAAGCAGGACTCCGCCGGAAACGGCAGCACGCCTCCGGGTAATTCCTAA
- a CDS encoding VIT1/CCC1 transporter family protein — protein sequence MNTHPEAERSPQPGSPSSSDLRRWRQYLADERAEADTYRYLAERRDGEERDILLALAEAEGRHEAHWRELLGEEANRRTRASLRNRLLGFLARRFGSVFVLALAQRAEGRSPYAQDPNATSAMAADEQIHEEVVRGLATRGRNRLSGNFRAAVFGANDGLVSNLALVMGIGATGVSSGFILFSGLAGLLAGALSMGAGEYVSVRSQRELLEASRPTQITLAAAKSLDIDANELVLVYRARGMSPEAAEHRAAERMGLYSCDCDPSFSLNPEAAVEGVDEHETVGTGIGAATSSFCFFASGAIIPVLPYIFGLTGLAAVIVSCVLVGLALLITGGVVGLLSGASPLKRGLRQLAIGLGAAGATYLLGMLFGTGVA from the coding sequence TTGAACACCCACCCCGAAGCCGAGCGCTCGCCCCAGCCCGGGTCGCCGTCGTCGTCCGACCTGAGACGGTGGAGGCAATACCTGGCCGACGAACGAGCGGAAGCCGATACTTACCGTTACCTCGCCGAACGCCGCGACGGCGAAGAACGCGACATCCTGCTGGCCCTGGCCGAAGCCGAAGGGCGCCATGAAGCCCACTGGCGGGAGCTGCTGGGTGAAGAGGCCAACCGGCGGACCCGCGCATCCCTGCGCAACCGTCTGCTCGGATTTCTGGCCCGGCGTTTTGGATCAGTGTTCGTCTTGGCGCTGGCCCAGCGGGCCGAAGGCCGCTCGCCTTATGCGCAGGATCCCAACGCCACGAGCGCCATGGCGGCCGACGAACAAATCCACGAGGAAGTGGTGCGGGGCCTGGCAACCCGCGGCCGCAACCGGCTCTCCGGCAATTTCCGCGCCGCGGTATTCGGCGCCAATGACGGGCTGGTGTCCAACCTCGCCCTCGTGATGGGCATTGGCGCCACGGGCGTGTCCAGCGGCTTCATCCTGTTCAGCGGCTTGGCCGGCCTGCTGGCCGGCGCGCTCTCCATGGGAGCAGGCGAATACGTCTCCGTGCGCTCACAGCGGGAACTTCTTGAAGCGTCCCGCCCCACCCAGATCACCCTGGCCGCAGCCAAATCCCTGGACATTGACGCCAACGAACTGGTGCTTGTCTACCGGGCCCGGGGCATGTCCCCGGAGGCCGCCGAGCACCGGGCGGCTGAGCGGATGGGGTTGTACAGCTGCGACTGTGACCCGAGCTTCTCGCTTAACCCGGAGGCCGCCGTCGAAGGCGTGGACGAGCATGAGACAGTGGGCACCGGAATCGGCGCGGCCACCTCCAGCTTCTGCTTCTTCGCTTCCGGCGCGATCATTCCGGTCCTGCCGTACATTTTCGGGCTCACCGGGCTGGCCGCCGTCATCGTGTCCTGCGTCCTCGTGGGCCTGGCCCTGCTCATTACCGGCGGCGTGGTGGGACTGTTGTCCGGCGCGTCACCGCTGAAGCGGGGACTGCGCCAGCTGGCGATCGGACTGGGCGCGGCCGGCGCCACCTACCTTCTTGGCATGCTGTTCGGCACCGGGGTGGCTTAG